A stretch of the Dechloromonas sp. TW-R-39-2 genome encodes the following:
- a CDS encoding c-type cytochrome: MNKTSLTLLPLIAAAVLCVTNPVRASEEIVKKARCVACHTVDSKRVGPAYKDVAAKYRNDSSAPGKLFDKVRAGGSGNWGEIPMLPHGTDKISDDDLKAAIKWVLSLS, translated from the coding sequence ATGAACAAAACCAGCCTTACCCTGCTCCCCCTGATCGCTGCCGCCGTCCTGTGCGTCACCAACCCGGTCCGCGCCAGCGAAGAAATCGTCAAGAAAGCCCGCTGCGTTGCCTGTCACACCGTCGATAGCAAGCGTGTCGGCCCGGCCTACAAGGATGTTGCCGCCAAGTACCGTAACGACAGCAGCGCCCCGGGCAAGCTGTTCGACAAGGTACGCGCCGGCGGCAGCGGCAACTGGGGTGAAATCCCGATGCTGCCGCATGGCACCGACAAGATCAGCGATGACGATCTGAAGGCCGCGATCAAATGGGTCTTGTCACTCAGCTGA
- a CDS encoding DUF779 domain-containing protein, with translation MVDRVIATPATLELIATLKQSYGPALMFHQSGGCCDNSAANCYLPTDLTIGPYDVHLGNIGDVPFYISASQYEYWKHTQLIIDVIDGQGGTFSLEGNTGKAFHTRSRLFTDDEWAELQAAGLV, from the coding sequence ATGGTCGACCGCGTCATTGCCACACCCGCCACGCTCGAACTGATCGCCACACTGAAACAAAGCTACGGCCCGGCGCTGATGTTCCACCAGTCCGGTGGCTGTTGCGACAACAGCGCCGCCAACTGCTACCTGCCAACCGACCTGACCATCGGCCCTTACGACGTGCATCTCGGCAACATCGGCGATGTGCCGTTCTACATCAGCGCATCGCAGTACGAATACTGGAAGCACACGCAGCTGATCATCGATGTGATCGACGGCCAGGGCGGCACCTTCTCGCTCGAAGGCAACACCGGCAAAGCCTTTCACACCCGCTCGCGACTGTTTACCGATGATGAATGGGCCGAGTTGCAGGCCGCCGGCCTCGTTTAA
- a CDS encoding aldehyde dehydrogenase family protein, with product MLYAAPGAAGAKIAYKAKYDNFINGKWVAPVKGEYFDVVTPVNGKVYTKAARSTADDVELALDAAHAAFPKWGKTDAATRSNILLKIADRLEANLELLAYAETVDNGKPIRETLNADIPLAVDHFRYFAGCLRSQEGGISEIDENTMAYHIHEPLGVVGQIIPWNFPILMAAWKLAPAIGAGNCVVLKPAESTPISILILAELIADILPAGVLNIVNGFGREAGMPLATSKRIAKIAFTGSTSTGRVIAQAAANNLIPATLELGGKSPNIFFADVMDKDDAFLDKAIEGMVLFAFNQGEVCTCPSRALIQESIYEKFMERALKRVAAIKQGSPLDTDTMMGAQASQEQMTKIMSYLDIGKQEGAEVLIGGDRAHLGGDIEGGYYIQPTLFKGHNKMRIFQEEIFGPVLAVTTFKDEAEALAIANDTIYGLGAGVWSRNGNVAYRMGRAIQAGRVWTNCYHAYPAHAAFGGYKESGIGRETHKVMLDHYQQTKNLLVSYSENKLGFF from the coding sequence ATGCTTTATGCCGCCCCCGGTGCCGCTGGTGCCAAGATCGCCTACAAGGCCAAGTACGACAATTTCATCAATGGCAAATGGGTCGCCCCGGTCAAGGGCGAATATTTCGATGTCGTGACCCCGGTCAATGGCAAGGTTTACACCAAGGCTGCCCGCTCCACCGCCGACGACGTCGAACTGGCGCTCGACGCTGCGCACGCCGCTTTCCCGAAATGGGGTAAGACCGATGCCGCAACGCGCTCCAACATCCTGCTCAAGATCGCCGACCGCCTCGAAGCCAACCTCGAACTGCTGGCTTATGCCGAGACCGTCGATAACGGCAAGCCGATCCGCGAAACGCTGAACGCCGACATCCCGCTCGCCGTCGATCACTTCCGTTACTTCGCCGGCTGCCTGCGCTCGCAGGAAGGCGGCATCTCGGAAATCGACGAAAACACCATGGCTTATCACATCCACGAGCCGCTCGGCGTCGTCGGCCAGATCATCCCGTGGAACTTCCCGATCCTGATGGCCGCCTGGAAACTGGCCCCGGCCATCGGTGCCGGCAACTGCGTCGTCCTGAAGCCGGCCGAATCGACCCCGATCTCCATCCTGATCCTGGCCGAACTGATCGCCGACATCCTGCCGGCTGGCGTGCTCAACATCGTCAACGGTTTCGGTCGCGAAGCCGGCATGCCGCTCGCCACCAGCAAGCGCATCGCCAAGATCGCCTTCACCGGCTCGACCTCGACCGGCCGCGTCATCGCCCAGGCCGCCGCCAACAACCTGATTCCGGCCACGCTGGAACTGGGTGGCAAGTCGCCCAACATCTTCTTCGCCGACGTCATGGACAAGGATGACGCCTTCCTCGACAAGGCAATCGAAGGCATGGTGCTGTTCGCCTTCAACCAGGGCGAAGTGTGTACCTGCCCGAGCCGTGCGCTGATCCAGGAATCGATCTACGAGAAGTTCATGGAACGTGCCCTCAAGCGCGTTGCCGCGATCAAGCAAGGCAGCCCGCTCGACACCGACACGATGATGGGTGCCCAGGCTTCGCAGGAACAGATGACCAAGATCATGTCCTATCTGGACATCGGCAAGCAGGAAGGTGCCGAAGTACTGATCGGCGGCGACCGCGCTCACCTCGGCGGCGACATCGAAGGCGGTTACTACATCCAGCCGACGCTGTTCAAGGGCCACAACAAGATGCGCATCTTCCAGGAAGAAATCTTCGGGCCGGTGCTCGCCGTGACCACCTTCAAGGACGAAGCCGAAGCGCTGGCGATCGCCAACGACACCATCTACGGCCTTGGCGCCGGTGTGTGGAGCCGTAACGGCAACGTCGCCTACCGCATGGGTCGCGCCATCCAGGCCGGCCGCGTGTGGACCAACTGCTACCACGCCTACCCGGCACACGCTGCCTTCGGCGGCTACAAGGAATCCGGCATCGGGCGCGAAACCCACAAGGTCATGCTCGACCACTACCAGCAAACCAAGAACCTGCTTGTCTCCTACTCCGAGAACAAGCTGGGCTTCTTCTAA
- a CDS encoding ABC transporter substrate-binding protein, whose protein sequence is MKRGILRVVSPLLLAFVLLGCTPKEPIRIGLLAGLSDRGSDFGESVRNGVILAVEQQNQAGGIHGRMIELVVRDDGQEREQAIKAANELIALRPDIVIGPVTSSMAVVVQPMLSQAGLVMISPTVASPDFYGKDDNFFRVNRTTHEAARQHAEVLFARHVRRVALAFDASNGPYSNTWVEEFTRHFGKLGGKVTASAGFDSTASPSFADVLKPLLASQPGALLFVASSLDTARLSQQARRLAPSLPLSSTEWAASAELLSEMGGDAVDGLLIAHAYDRDDPRAPYQSFRSAFKARFQREFGSFSLLAYDTANVVIEAMQKRQGNEDIKTALLKYGPYRGAQQSIVFDANGDAARQVFFTEIRGGRFVQIK, encoded by the coding sequence ATGAAACGAGGCATTCTGAGGGTCGTCAGCCCGCTGCTGCTCGCCTTCGTATTACTCGGCTGCACACCCAAGGAACCGATCCGGATCGGCTTGCTGGCCGGTCTCTCCGATCGTGGTTCGGATTTTGGCGAAAGCGTCCGCAATGGCGTCATCCTCGCGGTCGAGCAGCAAAACCAGGCCGGCGGCATTCATGGCCGGATGATCGAGCTGGTCGTGCGCGACGACGGTCAGGAGCGCGAACAGGCGATCAAGGCGGCCAACGAGTTGATCGCCCTGCGGCCGGATATCGTGATAGGCCCGGTAACCAGTTCGATGGCCGTCGTTGTCCAGCCGATGCTGAGCCAGGCGGGTCTGGTGATGATCAGCCCGACCGTTGCTTCGCCCGACTTCTACGGCAAGGATGACAATTTTTTCCGTGTGAACCGCACGACGCATGAAGCGGCGCGGCAGCACGCCGAGGTTCTTTTCGCGCGCCATGTCCGGCGTGTGGCGCTGGCCTTCGACGCATCGAATGGACCGTATTCCAATACCTGGGTTGAGGAATTTACCCGTCATTTCGGAAAGCTGGGCGGCAAGGTGACGGCCAGTGCAGGGTTCGATTCCACGGCATCGCCCAGTTTTGCCGATGTGCTCAAGCCCTTGCTGGCCAGTCAACCGGGCGCCTTGCTCTTTGTCGCCAGTTCGCTCGATACCGCTCGTTTGAGCCAGCAGGCGCGGCGACTGGCGCCATCCTTGCCGCTCAGTTCGACCGAGTGGGCGGCATCGGCCGAACTGCTCAGCGAAATGGGCGGGGATGCGGTCGACGGCCTGCTGATCGCCCATGCCTACGACCGGGATGATCCGCGGGCGCCTTACCAATCGTTCCGCTCGGCCTTCAAGGCCCGTTTCCAGCGCGAATTCGGCTCTTTTTCCTTGCTCGCTTACGATACGGCCAATGTCGTGATCGAAGCCATGCAAAAGCGCCAGGGCAATGAAGATATCAAGACAGCCTTGCTCAAGTACGGCCCTTACCGGGGCGCCCAGCAAAGCATCGTCTTCGATGCCAACGGCGATGCTGCGCGCCAGGTGTTCTTCACCGAAATTCGCGGTGGACGCTTCGTGCAGATCAAATAA
- a CDS encoding response regulator: MTPAMQREWPLRAYLGGLLAVTSVLTFLIVGSIFLLNRIPQLEYEIRTRAEGDAHELALRIELQMGALQDQLALIGEALQSGGSTRSLINRAVGNGQTFRALYVLSPEGRVMAAGLAPQYGKLRDEVLGSDLSAAPMFLDVKNRQTPVWSDKYLSSLTGVVTVGLALPLEQGKVLLAEVPLSYLVNVVRQTEGGQQRSIWVIDQRGELLADTENQRQIGSLNLYSSPLLKAVLDGKPLPMKFTFDGRDYYVGGARSSALGWSFIAREAAGLDHPEIRMTVFIVCGGFLASLLIGAFLAVYGASRLLRPLTRIVEQAHQVAQGEQILAWPRGRISEFNHLSGDIGHMASAILEREQKAQAIFNASPVPMLFSKLEGEPRIADINPAWVKQFKRQREDVIGRTGGEIGIWHSEAERLAVVAQVARGNVLTEAWLCCGDGQLLLCRIIVQPLELGGQRFLVWALEDITEFRRIEQELRELNSDLEARVSERTTALSIAKEAAEVASRAKTAFLANMSHEIRTPLNAISGMAHLIRRGGLPPEQIGRLDKLEAAGRHLIEIINMVLDLSKIEAGKLVLEETVFRPASLFENVASMLQERAAEKQLQLVVRTGNLPASVVGDPTRLQQGLLNYASNAVKFTERGSVSLSGAVLAEEADHVVLRFEVGDTGIGIAPEAQARLFSAFEQADNSTTRKYGGTGLGLAITAKIAEAMGGEVGVSSTPGQGSTFWLTVRLKKHRLPDQSSPMQQPDAGERLKAAFAGRRVLLAEDEPVNREIAQILLDEVGLVIDSAEDGEEAVRLASQQHYDVVLMDMQMPRMDGLEATRRIRQLPGGTALPIVAMTANAFAEDKARCLAAGMDYFTTKPIDPDVLYTVLLACLSGQMTND, encoded by the coding sequence ATGACGCCTGCCATGCAACGCGAATGGCCGCTGCGCGCCTACCTCGGCGGACTGCTCGCCGTGACTTCGGTGCTGACCTTCCTGATCGTCGGCTCGATCTTCCTGCTCAATCGCATTCCCCAGCTAGAGTACGAAATTCGTACCCGCGCCGAGGGCGATGCCCATGAACTGGCCTTGCGCATCGAATTGCAGATGGGGGCCCTGCAGGATCAGCTGGCCCTGATCGGCGAGGCGCTGCAGAGCGGTGGTTCGACGCGCAGCCTGATCAATCGCGCGGTAGGCAACGGCCAGACCTTCCGCGCGCTCTATGTACTTTCACCCGAGGGGCGGGTGATGGCCGCCGGGCTGGCGCCGCAGTACGGAAAATTGCGCGATGAGGTCCTCGGTAGCGATCTTTCCGCCGCACCGATGTTCCTTGATGTCAAAAATCGCCAGACGCCGGTCTGGAGCGACAAATACCTTTCATCGCTGACCGGCGTCGTGACCGTCGGCCTGGCGCTGCCGCTGGAACAAGGCAAGGTGTTGCTCGCCGAAGTGCCTTTGTCTTACCTGGTCAATGTCGTCCGCCAGACGGAGGGCGGTCAGCAACGTTCGATCTGGGTTATCGACCAGCGCGGTGAACTGCTCGCCGATACCGAAAACCAGCGCCAGATCGGCAGCCTCAACCTGTATTCCTCGCCGCTGCTCAAGGCGGTGCTCGACGGCAAGCCGCTACCGATGAAATTCACCTTCGACGGCCGTGATTACTACGTCGGCGGCGCACGCTCCAGCGCACTCGGCTGGTCGTTCATCGCCCGGGAGGCGGCCGGGCTGGATCACCCGGAAATTCGCATGACGGTGTTCATCGTCTGCGGCGGTTTTCTGGCTTCGCTGCTGATCGGCGCGTTTCTCGCGGTGTACGGCGCATCCCGGCTGTTGCGGCCGCTCACCCGGATTGTCGAACAGGCGCATCAAGTCGCGCAGGGCGAGCAGATCCTGGCCTGGCCGCGTGGCCGGATCAGTGAGTTCAACCATCTTTCGGGCGACATCGGTCACATGGCCAGTGCGATTCTGGAGCGCGAGCAAAAGGCGCAAGCCATCTTCAATGCCTCGCCGGTTCCCATGCTGTTCAGCAAGCTGGAGGGCGAACCGCGCATTGCCGATATCAATCCAGCCTGGGTCAAGCAGTTCAAGCGCCAGCGCGAGGATGTGATCGGGCGCACCGGCGGCGAAATCGGCATCTGGCATTCCGAGGCCGAGCGGCTGGCGGTCGTCGCCCAGGTGGCGCGTGGCAATGTCCTGACCGAAGCCTGGCTGTGTTGCGGCGACGGCCAGTTGCTGCTCTGCCGGATCATCGTCCAGCCGCTTGAACTGGGCGGCCAGCGCTTCCTGGTCTGGGCGCTGGAAGACATTACCGAGTTCCGCCGCATCGAACAGGAACTGCGCGAGCTGAACAGCGATCTCGAAGCGCGGGTCAGCGAACGGACAACCGCCCTGTCGATTGCCAAGGAAGCAGCCGAAGTCGCCAGCCGTGCCAAAACCGCGTTCCTGGCCAACATGAGCCACGAAATCCGCACGCCGCTCAACGCGATCAGCGGCATGGCCCACCTGATTCGTCGCGGCGGTTTGCCGCCCGAGCAGATCGGCCGGCTCGACAAGCTTGAAGCGGCTGGTCGGCACCTGATTGAAATCATCAACATGGTGCTCGATCTGTCGAAAATCGAAGCCGGCAAACTGGTCCTCGAAGAGACGGTATTCCGTCCGGCCAGCCTGTTCGAGAATGTCGCCTCGATGCTGCAGGAGCGGGCGGCTGAAAAGCAGCTGCAACTGGTCGTCCGGACGGGCAATCTGCCGGCCAGCGTGGTGGGCGACCCGACCCGCTTGCAGCAAGGCTTGCTCAACTATGCCAGCAATGCCGTGAAGTTCACCGAACGGGGCAGCGTCAGCCTGAGCGGCGCTGTTCTGGCCGAAGAGGCTGACCATGTCGTGTTGCGTTTCGAGGTTGGCGATACCGGCATCGGGATCGCACCGGAAGCGCAGGCCCGGCTATTTTCAGCCTTTGAGCAGGCCGATAATTCGACGACCCGGAAATACGGCGGTACCGGCCTGGGGCTGGCGATTACCGCCAAGATTGCCGAAGCGATGGGTGGTGAGGTCGGTGTCAGCAGTACGCCGGGGCAGGGCAGCACTTTCTGGCTGACCGTGCGCCTCAAGAAACACCGGCTACCGGATCAAAGCAGCCCGATGCAGCAGCCGGATGCCGGCGAACGTCTGAAAGCCGCTTTTGCCGGCCGTCGTGTCCTGCTGGCTGAAGACGAACCGGTCAATCGCGAAATTGCCCAGATCCTGCTCGATGAAGTCGGTCTGGTCATCGATAGCGCCGAAGATGGCGAGGAAGCCGTCAGGCTTGCCAGCCAGCAACATTACGATGTCGTGCTGATGGACATGCAGATGCCGCGCATGGACGGCCTGGAGGCTACCCGGCGCATCCGCCAGTTGCCGGGCGGTACGGCATTGCCTATCGTCGCCATGACGGCCAATGCCTTCGCCGAGGACAAGGCGCGCTGCCTGGCGGCGGGCATGGATTACTTCACGACCAAGCCGATCGATCCGGACGTGCTGTACACCGTCCTGCTGGCCTGCCTGTCGGGCCAAATGACGAACGATTGA
- a CDS encoding cache domain-containing protein: MYPRTIRLALAGLAISLSGLAGAAGHATPREAQVLFDQAVKYLQANGPEKSWAAFNNKKGPFVKKDLYVYVIDRQGTYIANGAAPDSLIGLKVLDSVDAAGNPLFRQMIAVTDKQQEARIRYVWLNRQSNHVEPKVAWLHREGEYILGVGYYAPRSTAENARKLLDAASAQIKKQGMAKSLASFNDPRGPFVHDDLYVFAINLASGKFEAHGMNPKWTGTNASDLHDVEGHPLVKEMLEQAKTTGEGTVDYVWRNPVTNAVEKKRTFIRRENGSLIGVGFYTE, translated from the coding sequence ATGTACCCGAGAACCATCCGCCTTGCCCTTGCCGGCCTCGCCATCAGCCTGAGCGGGCTGGCCGGCGCCGCCGGGCATGCCACCCCGCGCGAAGCACAGGTGCTGTTTGACCAGGCGGTCAAATACCTGCAGGCCAACGGACCTGAAAAATCCTGGGCTGCCTTCAACAACAAGAAGGGCCCCTTCGTCAAAAAAGACCTCTACGTCTATGTGATCGACCGCCAGGGCACGTATATCGCCAACGGCGCCGCACCGGACAGCCTGATCGGCCTGAAGGTGCTCGACAGCGTCGACGCCGCCGGCAACCCGCTGTTCCGCCAGATGATTGCCGTCACCGACAAGCAGCAGGAAGCGCGCATTCGCTATGTCTGGCTCAACCGCCAGAGCAACCACGTCGAGCCGAAGGTGGCCTGGCTGCACCGCGAAGGCGAATACATTCTCGGCGTCGGTTACTACGCGCCGCGGTCGACGGCTGAAAATGCCCGAAAACTGCTTGATGCGGCCAGCGCCCAGATCAAGAAGCAAGGCATGGCCAAGTCGCTGGCCAGCTTCAACGACCCGCGCGGCCCGTTCGTCCATGACGATCTCTACGTTTTCGCGATCAATCTGGCGAGCGGCAAGTTCGAAGCGCACGGCATGAATCCGAAATGGACCGGGACCAACGCCAGCGACCTGCACGATGTCGAAGGTCACCCGCTGGTCAAGGAAATGCTCGAACAGGCCAAGACTACGGGCGAAGGCACCGTCGATTATGTCTGGCGCAACCCGGTCACCAACGCGGTCGAAAAGAAACGTACCTTCATCCGCCGCGAAAACGGCAGCCTGATCGGCGTGGGTTTCTACACCGAGTAA